The bacterium DNA segment GGAAACTCCTTTGGGAAGTTTTATATCTTTGACGCGGACCATGTCATGGAATTTCTTAAGAAGCGAGATATCTACTTCCAGTTCTCTCGGCAAGTCCTGCGGAAGACATTCTACCTCTATATCCTGCATCGCGCGCACAAGCATGCCGCCTTCGTTCTTTACCGCAGAAGACTCTCCCACATACACCAGCGGGACTTTTGCCTTCAGCTTCTCGTCCATGCGCACTTCATAAAAATCAATATGCAAAAAACGATTCGTAAGCGCGTGACGCGTCATATCGTGCACCAGCACCTTCCGAATATCGTCCTGGCCGATCTGGAGTGAAACAAGGGAGCTTACACCCGCTTCTTTATATACCTTCAAAAAATCCTTCTCCCCAACTAAAATAGGCACGGCGCCCTTATGTTTTCCACCGTAAAGTACCGCGGGAATAAAACCATCCTTGCGGTATCTTTTTACTTTTTTACCAAGAACGGTTCTTGGTTTTCCGACAAGTTTATGCGTCTGCATAGTTTAGTGATTTACTGGTGCCGTGCCCGCTCTGTAGCACGCCTTCCTCTGCCGTCCGCGACACGCGCTTTTCTAAAAATACGTGGACGTTGAGCACATCATCGGAAGTGATTTCCGAGGCATTCCAAAAACGTTCGATGTCGGCTCTTGCCAGATCCGAGAGCATGCCCATGGTCGTCACCATTCCCAGCATCCCGGAAAGGATCGTGAGGATCGCCGAACTGCGGCACCGGGAACATTCGGCATGCACTACCGTAAAACGCTCGCCCTTTCGCAACATCTCGATACAACCCGAATCGTAGCCAAGACCGCACATCGGGCAGTGTCCAAAAACATGATGCTGGTGTTTTTTATGTCTCATGTGCGTACTCAACAATCACTTAAGATACTACCGGCTCCTCAAAACGTCAACCCCCGCCCCATCTTATCTTTACGGGATAAGATTCGGGGGCGTGCGGCCTTCAAAAACTGCAATAATATTCTCGGCGGCAAGGCGTGCCATGGCTGACCTGGTCTCATGCGTTGCTGAAGCGGTGTGCGGCGTCAAAACCACGTTCGGAAGCTCCGCAAGTCCGGATGCAAGGGAGGGCTCATTCTCAAACACATCCAGGGCCGCGCCTCTGATCCATTCTTCTTTGAGAGCCCGTACCAATACCGCCTCATCCACAATAGGTCCCCGAGACGTATTGATGAGATAGGAGGATTTTTTCATTCCCCGCAATTCCTTTTCCCCAAAAAGATGGCGCGTGGTTTCGAGCAAAGGCACGTGAATACTCACGAAATCCGCTTCGCGCAGAAGCTCGGGAAGAGCGCGATACTGTGCCGAAAATTCCTTTTCAAATTCACTATTCGGCTTCACGTCGTGATAGAGCACCTTCATGCCGAATCCTTTCACCGCTTTCTGGGCGAGCGCGCTTCCGATCCGTCCAAGTCCAACGATGCCCAAGGTCTTGCCGTGCACTTCGCTCCCCAGTAGCAACATGGGCGCCCATCCGATATATTTTCCCGCACGAGTGAACGCGTCACTTTCTGGAATGCGGCGCGCTATGGCCATAAGAAGCGCAAAGGCGTGTTCCGCGACGGCTTCGGTGAGCACTCCCGGGGTATTAGTGACTGCGATGTGGCGTTCCTTAGCCGCAGCGATATCTATGTTGTCGAATCCCACCGCGTAATTCGCGATGATTTTAAGCTGGACGCCAATGCTATCCATAACCTCCGCATTGATCTTGTCGGTTAAAAGCGAGATAAGCCCGTCGCATCCTTTTGCGCTCTCTAAAATTTCTTCTTTTGTAAGAACCCGATCGTAAGGATTTACCGAAACGTCAAATCCCTTCTCTTTTAGTAAAGAGAGGGCGGGCTCGGGAATTCCACGAGTGATAAAGACTTTTGCCATGTTAATTAGAACCGGAACGGGGAAAATCCCGCGAACGTTTAATTTCTATTGCTCCGAGAGTATTTTCATCAATGACCCTAAGCGTATCAAGCCAATACGTGATGGTCGTAACTAAAAACACAACCACGACCATGGCAATAACTCCCCAATAGAGCATGCCTCCGCGGTAGCTTTCGCCTCCTATGACAATGCTGGTAGCCGCCGATTTTTGTTCCGTCATGACCATACGCTTTGCGTGTTAAAAATCACAAAGAAATGACTTGGCCTTCAAAATGCTCTATGAGCAATTTTTCCAACACCTCCTCGCCACCCATGTATTCCATAAATATCTTATTCCACAAGGCCTCTTGCTGGTGATAGAGGTATTTTATCATGTGTTTTTCCATAACAAGCGCCATGATGTTGTCCAGGAGGTCGAAACTGATAAGGCGTTCCGACCCATCTTGCTCGCTTTTGAAGATATCCCCCACAAAATCAAGGTTATACCAGAACCCCACGTTCGTAAACGCAAAACGGTCGTTAAGCCGCGCAATGTCCCGTTCGGTCCTCCTCCAATGGAGCGCTTCGGGATTGACATGCGGGGTAAAAAGAAGCGGATGCCGTTCGTCTTCTTTCGCAAGATACCGCTGTACGATGAGCCAACGCGCTCCTTCGCCCAGAGCCTGGTCGGGTCTGGGTACGTCTCCCCGGAAAAGCGAGATGAGGCGCAGGGCAAAATCCGGACGTTGCGCATAGCGACGCATGAGCTTGGCATAAAAACTTACCTCGTGCAGATAATGGTTCAAAAGGCCATAGAGGC contains these protein-coding regions:
- a CDS encoding 50S ribosomal protein L25; protein product: MQTHKLVGKPRTVLGKKVKRYRKDGFIPAVLYGGKHKGAVPILVGEKDFLKVYKEAGVSSLVSLQIGQDDIRKVLVHDMTRHALTNRFLHIDFYEVRMDEKLKAKVPLVYVGESSAVKNEGGMLVRAMQDIEVECLPQDLPRELEVDISLLKKFHDMVRVKDIKLPKGVSVEANLDVVIALVEEPRTESELEKLSEAPEEQAAISQIKVVGEEERNKKKEEAVQKEENLKSPSAGKQAKA
- a CDS encoding D-glycerate dehydrogenase, with product MAKVFITRGIPEPALSLLKEKGFDVSVNPYDRVLTKEEILESAKGCDGLISLLTDKINAEVMDSIGVQLKIIANYAVGFDNIDIAAAKERHIAVTNTPGVLTEAVAEHAFALLMAIARRIPESDAFTRAGKYIGWAPMLLLGSEVHGKTLGIVGLGRIGSALAQKAVKGFGMKVLYHDVKPNSEFEKEFSAQYRALPELLREADFVSIHVPLLETTRHLFGEKELRGMKKSSYLINTSRGPIVDEAVLVRALKEEWIRGAALDVFENEPSLASGLAELPNVVLTPHTASATHETRSAMARLAAENIIAVFEGRTPPNLIP